The following coding sequences lie in one Mycobacterium gordonae genomic window:
- a CDS encoding GuaB1 family IMP dehydrogenase-related protein, with translation MKFLDGHRPGFDLTYNDVFIVPNQSDVASRFDVDLSTVDGSGTTIPVVVANMTAVAGKRMAETVARRGGIVIIPQDVPIPAVKQTVEFVKSRDLVLDTPVTLAPDDSVSDAIALIHKRAHGVAVVVFEGRPIGLVRESACVGVDRFTRVRDIAATDIVTAPAGTEPRKIFDLLEHAPIDVAVLTHPDGTLAGVLTRTAAVRTGIYSPAVDRANRLRIGAAVGINGDVASKAQALAEAGVDVLVIDTAHGHQVKTLDAIKMVAALDLGLPLVAGNVVSAQGTRDLIEAGAGIVKVGVGPGAMCTTRMMTGVGRPQFSAVIECASAARELGGHVWADGGIRHPRDVALALTAGASNVMIGSWFAGTYESPGDLMRDRDNQPYKESYGMASKRAVVARSGAESLFERARKALFEEGISTSRMGLDPDRGGVEDLIDHITSGVRSTCTYVGAANLEELHERAVVGVQSAAGFAEGHPLPTGW, from the coding sequence ATGAAGTTCCTGGACGGGCACCGCCCCGGGTTCGACCTGACCTACAACGACGTGTTCATCGTGCCCAACCAGTCCGATGTCGCGTCGCGGTTCGACGTCGACCTGTCCACCGTCGACGGCTCCGGGACCACCATTCCGGTCGTCGTCGCCAACATGACGGCAGTAGCGGGAAAGCGGATGGCCGAGACGGTGGCCCGCCGCGGGGGGATCGTGATCATCCCGCAGGATGTGCCGATCCCGGCCGTCAAGCAGACGGTGGAGTTCGTCAAGAGCCGCGACCTGGTGCTCGACACCCCGGTGACACTGGCGCCCGACGACTCGGTGTCGGATGCGATCGCGCTGATCCACAAACGCGCCCACGGCGTGGCGGTGGTGGTCTTCGAGGGCCGCCCGATCGGATTGGTGCGGGAATCGGCCTGTGTGGGTGTGGACCGGTTCACCCGGGTCCGCGACATCGCCGCCACGGATATCGTGACGGCACCGGCGGGCACCGAGCCGCGCAAGATCTTCGACCTGCTCGAACATGCGCCGATCGACGTGGCGGTGCTGACCCACCCCGATGGCACCCTGGCCGGGGTGCTGACTCGCACCGCCGCCGTCCGCACCGGGATCTACAGCCCTGCGGTCGACCGTGCGAACCGGCTGCGGATCGGTGCGGCCGTAGGCATCAACGGCGACGTCGCGTCCAAGGCCCAGGCGCTTGCCGAGGCCGGCGTCGACGTGCTGGTCATCGACACCGCACACGGGCATCAGGTCAAGACACTGGACGCCATCAAGATGGTCGCCGCACTGGATCTGGGCCTGCCACTGGTTGCCGGAAACGTCGTGTCTGCACAGGGAACTCGCGATTTGATCGAGGCCGGTGCGGGCATCGTCAAGGTAGGCGTGGGCCCAGGCGCGATGTGCACCACCCGGATGATGACCGGCGTGGGCCGCCCGCAATTCTCCGCGGTGATCGAATGTGCTTCCGCCGCAAGAGAATTGGGCGGTCACGTGTGGGCGGACGGCGGCATCCGGCACCCGCGCGACGTGGCGCTGGCGTTGACCGCGGGAGCCTCGAACGTGATGATCGGATCGTGGTTCGCCGGCACTTACGAGTCGCCCGGCGACCTGATGCGCGATCGTGACAATCAGCCGTACAAAGAGAGCTACGGTATGGCATCCAAGCGGGCGGTGGTCGCCCGCTCGGGTGCGGAGAGCCTGTTCGAGCGGGCCCGCAAAGCCCTGTTCGAGGAGGGCATCTCGACGTCGCGGATGGGGCTGGACCCCGATCGCGGCGGCGTCGAGGACCTGATCGATCACATCACCTCCGGCGTGCGCAGCACCTGCACCTATGTGGGCGCCGCAAACCTCGAAGAGCTGCACGAGCGGGCGGTGGTGGGTGTGCAGTCCGCCGCCGGCTTCGCCGAAGGGCATCCGTTGCCCACTGGCTGGTGA
- the gndA gene encoding NADP-dependent phosphogluconate dehydrogenase, whose translation MSSSDSKTATAQIGVTGLAVMGSNLARNFARHGYTVALHNRSVAKTDALLDEHGSEGNFVRSETIPEFLAALEKPRRVIIMVKAGDPTDAVINELADAMEEGDIIIDGGNALYTDTIRREKAIRERGLHFVGAGISGGEEGALNGPSIMPGGPAESYESLGPLLEEISAHVDGVPCCTHIGPDGAGHFVKMVHNGIEYSDMQLIGEAYQLLRDGLGKSAGEIAEVFDEWNSGDLDSFLVEITAQVLRQTDAKTGKPLVDVIVDEAEQKGTGRWTVKSALDLGVPVTGIAEAVFARALSGSVAQRRATTGLASGELGDKPADASQFTEDVRQALYASKIIAYAQGFNQIQAGSAEYDWDITPGDLATIWRGGCIIRAKFLNRIKEAFDEDPELPTLIVAPYFRSAIEAAIDSWRRVVVTATQLGIPIPGFSSALSYYDGLRTERLPAALTQGLRDFFGAHTYGRTDEEPGKKFHTLWSGDRSEVPA comes from the coding sequence ATGAGTTCGTCGGATTCGAAGACCGCGACCGCGCAGATCGGGGTGACCGGGCTGGCCGTGATGGGGTCGAACCTGGCCCGCAACTTCGCCCGGCACGGCTACACGGTGGCGCTACACAACCGGTCGGTGGCCAAGACCGACGCGCTGCTGGACGAGCACGGTTCCGAGGGCAACTTCGTGCGCAGCGAGACGATCCCGGAATTCCTTGCCGCGCTCGAGAAGCCGCGCCGGGTCATCATCATGGTCAAGGCCGGCGACCCCACCGATGCCGTCATCAACGAGCTCGCCGACGCCATGGAAGAGGGCGACATCATCATCGACGGCGGCAATGCGCTCTACACCGACACCATCCGCCGGGAGAAGGCGATCCGCGAGCGCGGCCTGCACTTCGTCGGCGCCGGCATCTCCGGTGGTGAGGAGGGCGCGCTGAACGGGCCGTCGATCATGCCCGGCGGGCCCGCCGAATCCTACGAGTCGCTCGGACCCCTGCTCGAGGAGATCTCCGCGCACGTCGACGGTGTGCCGTGCTGCACGCACATCGGGCCCGACGGTGCCGGACACTTTGTCAAGATGGTGCACAACGGCATCGAATACTCCGACATGCAGCTGATCGGCGAGGCCTACCAGCTGCTGCGCGACGGGCTGGGCAAGTCGGCGGGTGAGATCGCCGAGGTGTTCGACGAATGGAACTCCGGTGACCTGGACAGCTTCCTGGTCGAGATCACGGCGCAGGTGCTGCGCCAGACCGACGCCAAGACCGGCAAGCCGCTGGTCGATGTCATCGTCGACGAGGCCGAACAGAAGGGCACCGGCCGGTGGACGGTGAAGTCGGCGCTGGATCTGGGCGTACCGGTCACCGGCATCGCCGAGGCCGTGTTCGCGCGCGCGTTGTCAGGGTCGGTGGCTCAGCGCAGGGCGACGACGGGATTGGCGTCCGGTGAGCTCGGTGACAAACCGGCCGACGCATCGCAATTCACCGAAGATGTTCGGCAGGCGCTCTACGCGTCCAAGATCATCGCCTACGCCCAGGGCTTCAACCAGATCCAGGCCGGCAGCGCCGAGTACGACTGGGACATCACCCCGGGCGACTTGGCGACCATCTGGCGCGGTGGTTGCATCATCCGGGCCAAGTTCCTCAACCGGATCAAAGAGGCGTTCGACGAGGATCCCGAGCTGCCCACGCTGATCGTCGCCCCCTACTTCCGCAGCGCGATCGAAGCGGCCATCGACAGCTGGCGGCGGGTAGTGGTGACTGCCACGCAGTTGGGTATACCGATTCCAGGGTTCTCCTCGGCGTTGTCGTACTACGACGGGTTGCGCACCGAACGGCTTCCAGCCGCGCTGACCCAGGGCCTGCGCGACTTCTTCGGCGCACACACCTACGGGCGCACGGACGAGGAGCCCGGCAAGAAGTTCCACACCTTGTGGAGCGGAGACCGCAGCGAAGTTCCTGCTTAG
- a CDS encoding M56 family metallopeptidase, with protein MSALAFTILAVLLAGPTPAVLARARWPLRAPRAAMVLWQAIALAAVLSTFSAGLAIASRLLMPGPDGRPTAGILDAESRLGWPLWVAYLTVFALTVLVGIRLMVAVVRVAIANRRRRAHHRMVVDLVGVGHGAALSPPCTRTRDLRVLDVEQPLAYCLPGVRSRVVVSEGALSTLADAEVAAILSHERAHLRARHDLVLEAFTAVHAAFPRLVRSANALGAVQLLVELLADDAAVRTAGRTPLARALVACASGRAPSGALAAGGPSTVVRVRRLSGLGNSPLLSAAAYLTAAAVLVVPTIALAVPWLTELHRLVTA; from the coding sequence GTGTCCGCGCTGGCCTTCACCATCCTTGCGGTGCTGCTGGCTGGCCCGACACCGGCAGTCCTGGCACGCGCCCGGTGGCCGCTGCGCGCTCCCCGGGCCGCGATGGTGCTCTGGCAGGCAATCGCGCTGGCCGCGGTCCTGTCCACCTTCAGCGCGGGTCTCGCCATTGCCAGCCGGCTCTTGATGCCCGGCCCGGACGGTCGGCCCACCGCCGGCATCCTCGACGCCGAGAGCCGCCTCGGCTGGCCGCTATGGGTGGCCTACCTCACCGTCTTCGCACTGACCGTCTTGGTCGGGATACGTCTGATGGTGGCCGTGGTGCGGGTGGCCATCGCGAACCGGCGGCGCCGGGCGCATCACCGCATGGTCGTCGACCTGGTCGGGGTGGGACACGGTGCTGCGTTAAGTCCGCCGTGTACCCGCACCCGTGACCTGCGGGTGCTGGACGTCGAGCAACCCCTCGCCTACTGCCTGCCCGGAGTGCGTAGCCGGGTGGTGGTCAGTGAAGGGGCACTCAGCACGCTTGCCGATGCCGAAGTCGCGGCCATCCTGTCCCACGAGCGCGCTCACCTACGCGCCCGCCACGATCTCGTCCTGGAGGCGTTCACGGCCGTCCACGCCGCATTCCCCCGGCTGGTGCGCAGCGCCAACGCCCTGGGTGCGGTGCAGTTGCTGGTGGAACTGCTGGCCGATGATGCCGCGGTTCGTACCGCGGGACGCACTCCCCTGGCCCGCGCCCTGGTGGCGTGTGCGTCCGGTCGCGCCCCGTCAGGCGCTTTGGCCGCCGGAGGACCCAGCACCGTGGTGCGGGTCCGGCGTCTCTCGGGGCTTGGCAACAGCCCGCTGCTGTCGGCGGCGGCCTATCTGACCGCGGCGGCAGTGCTGGTGGTACCCACCATCGCGCTGGCCGTACCGTGGCTGACGGAGCTGCACCGGCTGGTCACCGCGTAG
- a CDS encoding BlaI/MecI/CopY family transcriptional regulator: MAKLTRLGDLERAVMDHLWSMPEPQTVRQVHEALSARRDLAYTTVMTVLQRLAKKNLVSQLRDDRAHRYAPVHGRDELVAGLMVDALAQAEDSGGRQAALVHFVERVGADEADALRRALAELEANQRNSLSAGPPADD; this comes from the coding sequence ATGGCCAAGCTGACGCGGCTGGGGGATCTGGAACGCGCCGTCATGGACCACTTGTGGTCGATGCCGGAACCTCAGACTGTTCGTCAGGTCCACGAAGCGTTGTCAGCGCGACGCGATCTTGCCTACACGACCGTCATGACTGTGCTGCAACGGCTGGCGAAAAAGAATCTGGTGTCCCAACTCAGGGACGACAGGGCGCACCGCTACGCGCCGGTGCATGGCCGCGACGAGCTGGTGGCCGGGCTGATGGTCGACGCGCTGGCCCAAGCCGAAGACTCCGGCGGCCGTCAAGCCGCGCTCGTGCACTTCGTCGAGCGGGTCGGCGCGGATGAAGCCGACGCACTGCGCCGCGCGCTCGCCGAATTAGAAGCAAACCAACGCAATTCGCTATCCGCTGGACCTCCGGCCGACGACTGA
- a CDS encoding PaaI family thioesterase, whose protein sequence is MSSAPEQEFVAPFDSELGLQFTELTPDGARAQLEVKPKLLQPMGLVHGGVYCSIIESMASVAAYTWLASKGGGNVVGVNNNTDFLRAIKSGTVYGKAEPIHRGRRQQLWLVTITDDDERVVARGQVRLQNLDA, encoded by the coding sequence GTGTCGTCAGCGCCTGAGCAAGAATTCGTTGCACCGTTCGACAGTGAGCTGGGTCTGCAGTTCACCGAGCTGACCCCCGACGGCGCCCGCGCTCAACTCGAGGTCAAGCCCAAATTGTTGCAGCCGATGGGCTTGGTCCACGGGGGCGTCTACTGCTCGATCATTGAGAGCATGGCCAGCGTGGCCGCCTACACCTGGCTGGCCTCCAAAGGTGGCGGCAACGTGGTGGGAGTCAACAACAACACCGATTTTCTGCGGGCCATCAAGTCGGGCACGGTGTACGGCAAGGCGGAGCCCATACATCGCGGCCGTCGTCAGCAGCTGTGGCTGGTCACCATCACCGACGACGACGAGCGGGTGGTGGCGCGGGGTCAGGTGCGCCTGCAGAACCTCGATGCCTGA
- a CDS encoding IS110 family transposase yields the protein MLFVGDDWAEDHHDVYVMNDAGDRLVSRRMPEGLAGIRAFHELVAAHGEDPAQVVIGIETIGACGWVHWLGPDTEAIKVLARAHQSLIWTRNRHTNTLRSALREYYPAALEAFDDLHDRDALATLGRAPSPVQAATPSLSKIRSALKTAGRQRNLDTRAQDIQTALRTEQLAAPAAVTAAFAATTRATVGVIAELNRQIDDLEVEVATHFETHPDADIYRSLPGLGVILGARVLGEFGDDPNRYTTAKCRKNYAGTSPLTIASGKKRAVLARHVRNRRLYDAVDQWAFCALQQSPGARMFYDQRRDAGDLHHQALRALGNRLVGILHGCLRHRSRYDEHKAWAPPSRHGRLTTYAPGMSSAGRRTSPTAEPRRV from the coding sequence ATGCTGTTCGTCGGGGACGACTGGGCAGAAGATCATCACGACGTATACGTGATGAATGATGCCGGCGACAGGCTGGTGAGCCGGCGGATGCCCGAGGGCTTGGCTGGTATACGGGCGTTTCATGAGCTGGTCGCCGCCCACGGCGAGGATCCTGCCCAGGTCGTGATCGGTATAGAAACTATCGGGGCCTGTGGGTGGGTGCACTGGCTGGGGCCGGATACCGAGGCGATCAAGGTGCTGGCCCGGGCACATCAGAGTCTGATCTGGACCCGCAACCGGCACACCAACACACTGCGCTCGGCGCTACGTGAGTACTACCCCGCCGCGCTTGAGGCGTTCGACGATCTCCATGACCGGGATGCTCTGGCGACCTTGGGTCGTGCCCCTAGTCCCGTGCAGGCGGCCACCCCGAGTCTGTCGAAGATCCGTTCTGCACTCAAAACCGCCGGGCGACAACGCAACCTCGACACCCGCGCCCAAGACATTCAGACCGCATTGCGCACCGAGCAACTCGCCGCCCCCGCGGCCGTCACCGCTGCGTTCGCCGCGACCACCCGCGCCACAGTCGGCGTCATCGCCGAACTCAACCGCCAGATCGATGACCTCGAGGTCGAAGTGGCGACACATTTTGAGACACACCCGGACGCCGACATCTACCGCTCCCTACCAGGACTTGGTGTCATCCTCGGCGCCCGGGTGCTCGGTGAATTCGGGGACGACCCGAACCGCTACACCACCGCTAAGTGTCGCAAGAACTACGCCGGAACATCACCCTTAACTATCGCGTCGGGCAAGAAACGCGCCGTGCTCGCCCGCCACGTCCGCAACCGGCGACTCTACGATGCCGTCGACCAATGGGCCTTCTGCGCCCTGCAGCAAAGCCCCGGCGCCCGGATGTTCTACGACCAACGCCGCGACGCCGGCGACCTGCACCACCAAGCCCTACGCGCTTTGGGCAACCGCCTCGTCGGCATCCTGCACGGTTGCCTACGCCACCGAAGTCGCTACGACGAACACAAAGCCTGGGCACCGCCAAGCCGCCACGGCCGCTTGACAACTTACGCACCTGGGATGTCTAGCGCAGGCCGACGGACTTCACCGACCGCGGAACCTCGGCGTGTGTGA